In Maridesulfovibrio sp., the following proteins share a genomic window:
- a CDS encoding C4-type zinc ribbon domain-containing protein: protein MYEKQIEQLVVLQKVDDEIILLEAEIDQAPKDVAALESRKESLEKRKEQLTEKLDLLAEQKKKLDHEIEEDSVKVKKSKSKLMLVGTTKEYHAMMREMDSLEKLNRLREEEKITVLEETERHNELMADVDAKIKELDEELAEKRAGLKERLDAANGELDKLTKRRNKAGEVVPKPILGRYEFIRSRLEHPVIVPVEDAVCAGCHIMIPPQEYNVLQEGKQILSCPNCQRLIYWIEHIPEAAKPKALQKED, encoded by the coding sequence AAACAGATAGAACAGCTGGTTGTTTTGCAGAAGGTTGATGATGAAATTATCCTTCTTGAAGCGGAAATCGATCAGGCACCCAAAGATGTGGCTGCCCTCGAATCCCGCAAGGAATCCCTTGAAAAACGCAAAGAACAGCTGACCGAAAAGCTTGATCTGCTTGCCGAGCAGAAGAAGAAGCTTGACCACGAAATCGAAGAAGATTCCGTTAAGGTTAAAAAGAGCAAAAGCAAACTCATGCTCGTTGGTACCACTAAGGAGTACCACGCCATGATGCGTGAAATGGATAGCCTTGAAAAGCTGAACAGACTGCGTGAAGAAGAAAAGATCACCGTTCTTGAAGAGACCGAGCGCCATAATGAACTGATGGCCGACGTTGATGCCAAGATCAAGGAACTGGACGAGGAACTCGCAGAAAAGCGTGCCGGCCTCAAAGAAAGACTCGATGCCGCTAATGGTGAACTGGACAAGCTAACCAAGCGCCGTAACAAGGCCGGGGAAGTTGTGCCCAAGCCCATTCTTGGCCGTTACGAGTTCATCCGCTCCCGTCTTGAGCATCCGGTTATTGTTCCGGTTGAGGATGCAGTATGCGCCGGTTGCCACATTATGATTCCCCCGCAGGAATACAACGTGCTGCAGGAAGGAAAGCAGATTCTGAGTTGCCCTAACTGCCAGCGCCTTATTTACTGGATTGAGCACATTCCTGAAGCTGCAAAGCCTAAGGCTCTCCAGAAAGAAGATTAG